From a region of the Rhipicephalus microplus isolate Deutch F79 chromosome X, USDA_Rmic, whole genome shotgun sequence genome:
- the LOC119176468 gene encoding mitochondrial import inner membrane translocase subunit Tim21 isoform X2: protein MTLSSKVHVLVTGCKAKGFRNISSIAHRSVNGQIQTSEKDGTLMRLAGLRPTILWLRHASTATNKNTNALSEAKDTDGGQLTLGQKVKQSTKDASYLGVILAGLGVTGLMFYTIFHELFSGHSPNSVYSRALERCRADPRVKAALGEPLQGHGETTSRGRRRHVSHMEYIKDGINYMRMKFYIKGPSRSGTVHLEVREDSHKNYEYRYLFVDLDGQPKRTIILEDNRESRGPSNTFDVI, encoded by the exons ATGACACTGTCTTCCAAGGTTCATGTTCTGGTTACTGGCTGCAAAGCAAAAGGCTTCAGGAACATCTCCAGCATTGCGCACCGCTCTGTAAATGGACAAATACAGACAAGTGAGAAAGATGGAACCCTCATGAGATTGGCTGGGCTGCGACCTACAATCTTGTGGCTTCGACATGCATCAACAGCCACTAACAAAAACACCAACGCACTATCTGAGGCCAAGGATACAGATGGAGGGCAGCTTACCTTAGGCCAGAAAG TGAAGCAGAGCACAAAAGACGCAAGCTACTTAGGTGTAATACTTGCAGGGCTTGGAGTAACAG GCCTAATGTTTTACACAATCTTCCATGAGCTTTTCTCGGGACATAGCCCCAACTCTGTGTACTCACGAGCTCTGGAACGCTGCCGAGCTGACCCCAGGGTAAAAGCTGCTCTCGGTGAACCTTTGCAAGGACATGGAGAAACAACCAGCCGAGGACGACGCAG GCATGTTAGCCACATGGAATACATTAAAGATGGCATCAACTACATGCGTATGAAGTTCTACATCAAGGGGCCTAGCAGATCTGGAACTGTACATCTTGAAGTCAGAGAG GACAGTCACAAGAACTACGAGTACCGCTACCTGTTTGTTGATCTTGATGGCCAACCAAAGCGGACGATCATTCTAGAGGACAATAGGGAAAGCAGAGGTCCCAGCAACACATTTGATGTTATTTAG
- the LOC119176468 gene encoding mitochondrial import inner membrane translocase subunit Tim21 isoform X1, producing the protein MMTLSSKVHVLVTGCKAKGFRNISSIAHRSVNGQIQTSEKDGTLMRLAGLRPTILWLRHASTATNKNTNALSEAKDTDGGQLTLGQKVKQSTKDASYLGVILAGLGVTGLMFYTIFHELFSGHSPNSVYSRALERCRADPRVKAALGEPLQGHGETTSRGRRRHVSHMEYIKDGINYMRMKFYIKGPSRSGTVHLEVREDSHKNYEYRYLFVDLDGQPKRTIILEDNRESRGPSNTFDVI; encoded by the exons ATG ATGACACTGTCTTCCAAGGTTCATGTTCTGGTTACTGGCTGCAAAGCAAAAGGCTTCAGGAACATCTCCAGCATTGCGCACCGCTCTGTAAATGGACAAATACAGACAAGTGAGAAAGATGGAACCCTCATGAGATTGGCTGGGCTGCGACCTACAATCTTGTGGCTTCGACATGCATCAACAGCCACTAACAAAAACACCAACGCACTATCTGAGGCCAAGGATACAGATGGAGGGCAGCTTACCTTAGGCCAGAAAG TGAAGCAGAGCACAAAAGACGCAAGCTACTTAGGTGTAATACTTGCAGGGCTTGGAGTAACAG GCCTAATGTTTTACACAATCTTCCATGAGCTTTTCTCGGGACATAGCCCCAACTCTGTGTACTCACGAGCTCTGGAACGCTGCCGAGCTGACCCCAGGGTAAAAGCTGCTCTCGGTGAACCTTTGCAAGGACATGGAGAAACAACCAGCCGAGGACGACGCAG GCATGTTAGCCACATGGAATACATTAAAGATGGCATCAACTACATGCGTATGAAGTTCTACATCAAGGGGCCTAGCAGATCTGGAACTGTACATCTTGAAGTCAGAGAG GACAGTCACAAGAACTACGAGTACCGCTACCTGTTTGTTGATCTTGATGGCCAACCAAAGCGGACGATCATTCTAGAGGACAATAGGGAAAGCAGAGGTCCCAGCAACACATTTGATGTTATTTAG